The Algoriphagus sp. TR-M9 genome has a window encoding:
- a CDS encoding (2Fe-2S)-binding protein: MPQIVIENLFNLRINSTHVNRKVIELIHENGTDWMHACGKKGRCTTCKIILRSGAENLSPPSKPELDFLASGRLKAGERLACQAELHTGEIIVRVGQYNKFPHVKYSE; encoded by the coding sequence ATGCCTCAAATCGTCATAGAAAATCTATTTAATCTGAGGATTAATTCTACGCATGTCAATCGTAAAGTTATCGAATTAATTCATGAAAACGGCACCGATTGGATGCATGCTTGCGGTAAAAAAGGACGTTGCACTACCTGCAAGATCATTCTCAGGTCCGGGGCAGAAAACCTCTCCCCTCCCAGCAAGCCTGAACTTGATTTCTTGGCCTCCGGAAGATTGAAAGCCGGTGAGCGCCTGGCCTGTCAAGCGGAGCTCCATACAGGCGAAATCATCGTTCGCGTGGGGCAATACAATAAGTTTCCACATGTAAAATATAGCGAATAG
- a CDS encoding thymidine kinase codes for MFLEPSIGLQKSAGKKGQIEVICGSMFSGKTEELIRRLNRARIARQKVEIFKPAIDKRYDENDVVSHNETSIRSTPVNFADDILLLTGECDVVGIDEVQFFDEQVVEVAKKLALQGKRVILAGLDMDFEGNPFEPMPKLMAIAEFVTKVNAICMKCGDLAAFSFRLSDAKEKVVLGEKESYEARCRKCFYEDKK; via the coding sequence ATGTTTTTAGAACCTTCCATTGGACTGCAAAAATCAGCCGGCAAAAAGGGACAAATCGAGGTGATCTGTGGATCCATGTTTTCGGGCAAAACTGAAGAACTGATCCGTAGACTCAACCGTGCCCGTATTGCCAGGCAGAAAGTGGAAATCTTCAAGCCAGCCATCGACAAGCGCTATGATGAAAACGACGTGGTCTCGCACAATGAGACATCGATACGCTCCACTCCGGTCAATTTTGCGGACGACATCCTATTGTTAACTGGGGAATGCGATGTGGTAGGTATAGATGAGGTGCAGTTCTTTGATGAACAGGTAGTCGAGGTCGCTAAAAAATTGGCCCTGCAGGGCAAAAGAGTCATTCTTGCCGGTTTGGATATGGATTTTGAGGGGAATCCTTTTGAGCCTATGCCCAAGCTCATGGCCATCGCTGAATTTGTGACTAAGGTAAATGCCATTTGCATGAAATGCGGTGACTTGGCAGCATTTTCGTTTCGGCTTTCTGATGCAAAAGAAAAAGTCGTATTAGGAGAAAAAGAAAGCTATGAAGCACGTTGCCGAAAGTGTTTTTATGAAGACAAAAAATAA
- a CDS encoding Pycsar system effector family protein, with amino-acid sequence MRKKLQDIKDLPPFDAGIDSVDNYWYLIMYLRDLIKASEIKAGLVLSFYGLLMNVFFQFYEHLIELAINDYLTYGFMGLWFLFSVISIYFSFRCFMPQIETNYDKSVFFFGDIISSYGPIKEYVKELEEVNTQRRPLFDQLGEQVYINAKITAAKFKNVNLSVRYLAYNIGLVFVFILYYAIKTAF; translated from the coding sequence ATGCGTAAGAAACTTCAAGATATTAAAGACCTTCCACCATTTGATGCCGGTATAGATTCAGTAGATAATTATTGGTATTTGATCATGTACCTACGGGACCTGATCAAAGCCTCTGAAATCAAAGCCGGTCTGGTTTTGTCCTTTTATGGACTGCTGATGAATGTCTTTTTTCAGTTCTATGAACACCTGATCGAGCTGGCAATCAATGACTATCTGACCTATGGTTTCATGGGGTTATGGTTTCTCTTCAGTGTGATTTCGATTTATTTTAGTTTTCGCTGTTTTATGCCACAGATCGAAACCAATTATGACAAAAGTGTCTTTTTCTTCGGAGATATAATATCCTCCTATGGGCCGATCAAAGAATACGTAAAAGAGCTGGAGGAGGTAAATACCCAGCGGCGTCCGCTTTTTGATCAGCTGGGAGAGCAAGTCTATATTAATGCGAAAATCACCGCGGCGAAATTCAAAAACGTCAACCTCTCGGTAAGGTATTTAGCTTATAACATCGGGCTGGTATTTGTATTTATCCTTTACTATGCGATTAAAACAGCCTTTTAA
- a CDS encoding autotransporter outer membrane beta-barrel domain-containing protein produces the protein MKNRILFVFLSFCFAQIFWGGDVWGQCVGCSSDKTYISKGSGTVINGNSDWTPSGKINNGYSILRFDGPNAIYHWEENDLRIGGVVLANGAKLSLDRGNQGNNPGFSIQGGCIVIGSGSSLSMVYITELRDVTICVEEGGSLIMDSREETRNDFTLNGVEINLQGPNSEIVIGEADFTIGSGGVNITGWTGDATDLCPTTVSGVAGSSGNISWTSDSDGSEICKFLNANAGCGPAGCDVVVNGNTITGTIQNGSTICIRGNRNNALDLQNRSDLTICVASGVTFSGFFTNYNTSNKIIVNVYGTVQGDLTLNNTLSSFNVFSGGQYNNYGTLNIQNGSASNQGTVSNSVIVSTNSTYFNSGTQSGQVTLNNSSVFTNNGTQSGQVIVNNSSTFTNSGNSSNSITLNNIGSYNNSGVQSGNVTMNHPNTNFSIASGGSQTGGVVTINDGSFVNNGSITRPVTISGTGSYINNNSHTGDLNVNGNSSVINNGTMNLTNLSFNTNNSGMSFSNSNVGRLIVANSTTMNGTIVLNGISTFNNNLSFTTDNGDVTVSVNDNAELTVLGTMSLSRNSYFYLTNPGNSSPSTSVIVRNLDFPNDGGASIRPLEVGSNTYFQVLDVANLQSGTSQLIIEGEFKTGTMFNPPGTECKNTLIVGNNGGGTPIRIQVKGDGLLDVTGSASVSKNISATENGIINISCNLLMENNGDNSFTIDDNVDLTVGGNTTLNKPMYVSGNAQITLEGNLRLPNVASELVINDDVIFYVGGNTSVESPIRMNANAYVTFDGNVNLPNVGGAQFTVNENADILITSNLTKSGGNVSVGGTGQLVICDQRLPAGSISGSYPDASSSGISIDASPAYYGGCRILPVQFLSFNATFQAQDRSAILDWSTAKEWENSHFEIERAVNSVKEWETIGQVEGTGYSDIPVAYEFTDNELPESGGNIFYRLKQVDFSGKYSYSKTQAIQVEPEESGTAWTAYPNPSSTGSEIAVELTQIDQYHEEPITLRLANMLGEGQTLRLNSPKEVSETVTNWIRQKNKGLYILDIRWGSHAQQLKLLRH, from the coding sequence ATGAAGAATCGAATTCTTTTCGTATTTCTGAGTTTTTGTTTTGCCCAGATTTTCTGGGGTGGAGACGTGTGGGGGCAGTGTGTTGGCTGTTCTAGTGATAAAACCTACATTAGTAAGGGTTCAGGAACAGTTATAAATGGTAATTCGGACTGGACACCATCAGGAAAAATTAATAACGGCTACTCTATCCTACGCTTTGATGGCCCAAATGCTATTTATCATTGGGAGGAAAATGATCTAAGAATAGGTGGAGTTGTCTTGGCAAATGGAGCAAAATTGAGTTTAGACAGAGGAAATCAAGGCAACAATCCAGGATTTAGTATTCAAGGAGGTTGTATTGTAATCGGAAGTGGATCTTCGCTAAGCATGGTTTATATCACAGAACTTCGAGATGTAACCATTTGTGTGGAAGAAGGTGGCAGCTTAATAATGGATTCACGGGAAGAAACACGAAATGATTTTACCCTTAATGGGGTTGAAATAAATTTACAAGGGCCAAATTCAGAAATCGTGATAGGTGAGGCAGATTTTACAATTGGCTCTGGAGGAGTAAATATTACAGGATGGACTGGAGATGCAACTGACCTTTGTCCGACTACCGTCTCTGGAGTTGCAGGCAGCTCAGGGAACATTTCCTGGACTTCTGATAGTGACGGTTCTGAAATATGTAAATTCTTAAATGCAAACGCTGGATGTGGACCCGCAGGATGTGATGTTGTTGTAAATGGAAACACGATAACTGGAACAATCCAAAATGGTTCAACTATTTGCATTAGAGGTAACCGAAACAATGCTTTAGATCTTCAAAACAGAAGCGATCTAACTATCTGCGTCGCATCTGGAGTTACATTTTCAGGATTCTTTACCAATTATAATACTTCTAATAAGATCATTGTAAATGTGTATGGCACTGTACAAGGCGATTTGACTTTAAACAATACCCTGAGCTCCTTTAATGTATTTTCAGGTGGCCAATACAACAACTACGGAACACTCAACATTCAAAATGGGTCAGCTTCCAATCAAGGAACCGTTTCTAATTCGGTCATAGTATCCACGAACTCGACCTATTTCAACTCAGGAACCCAGTCCGGACAAGTAACTTTAAACAATTCCTCAGTTTTCACGAATAATGGCACCCAATCTGGACAAGTGATTGTCAATAACTCTTCCACCTTCACTAACTCCGGAAACTCTTCCAATTCAATTACTCTTAACAATATCGGAAGTTATAATAATTCGGGTGTTCAATCAGGAAATGTGACTATGAACCACCCAAACACAAACTTTTCGATTGCTAGCGGAGGAAGTCAAACAGGCGGAGTAGTTACTATTAATGATGGTTCATTTGTGAATAATGGATCCATCACAAGGCCAGTGACTATTTCAGGTACAGGCTCTTATATTAATAATAATTCTCACACCGGTGATTTAAATGTAAATGGTAATAGTTCAGTGATCAACAATGGGACGATGAACTTGACCAACTTAAGCTTTAATACCAATAATTCAGGTATGAGCTTTTCAAACTCTAATGTAGGTCGATTAATTGTTGCCAATTCAACTACAATGAATGGAACTATTGTATTAAATGGAATTTCTACCTTCAATAACAACCTATCATTTACCACAGACAATGGAGATGTAACTGTATCGGTTAATGATAATGCCGAACTAACAGTTCTAGGAACGATGTCTCTATCTAGAAACAGTTATTTTTATTTAACAAATCCTGGAAATTCTAGCCCCTCTACTTCTGTAATCGTAAGAAATTTGGATTTTCCAAATGATGGAGGAGCAAGCATACGCCCTTTGGAAGTCGGATCCAATACCTACTTTCAGGTTTTAGATGTTGCTAATTTACAAAGCGGAACTTCTCAATTAATTATTGAAGGTGAGTTTAAAACTGGAACAATGTTTAATCCTCCTGGGACTGAATGTAAAAACACATTAATTGTGGGAAACAATGGCGGAGGAACACCAATTAGAATTCAGGTTAAAGGAGATGGCCTCTTGGATGTAACAGGAAGTGCTTCAGTGAGTAAAAACATTTCTGCAACAGAAAATGGTATTATTAATATCTCATGCAATCTACTAATGGAAAATAACGGAGACAATTCCTTTACCATAGATGATAATGTAGATTTAACTGTAGGAGGCAACACAACGCTCAATAAACCCATGTATGTATCTGGTAATGCTCAAATCACTTTAGAAGGCAATCTTAGATTACCTAATGTAGCGAGTGAACTTGTGATCAATGATGATGTGATTTTTTATGTGGGAGGTAATACTTCTGTTGAAAGTCCAATTAGAATGAATGCCAATGCCTATGTAACTTTTGATGGAAATGTTAACCTTCCAAATGTAGGTGGAGCACAATTTACTGTAAATGAGAATGCGGATATTTTAATAACAAGCAATCTTACAAAAAGCGGCGGAAACGTAAGTGTTGGAGGAACTGGCCAACTAGTAATTTGTGATCAAAGATTACCAGCAGGCTCCATTAGTGGCTCATATCCTGATGCTTCAAGTAGTGGGATTTCCATTGACGCATCTCCCGCCTACTACGGTGGCTGCCGCATCCTCCCCGTCCAATTTCTCTCCTTCAACGCCACCTTCCAAGCCCAAGACCGCTCTGCCATACTCGACTGGTCCACAGCCAAGGAATGGGAAAACTCTCATTTTGAGATTGAGCGGGCGGTAAATTCAGTGAAAGAATGGGAAACCATAGGTCAGGTGGAAGGAACAGGATATTCTGATATACCTGTAGCATATGAATTTACTGATAATGAGCTCCCAGAATCCGGTGGAAATATCTTCTACAGACTGAAGCAGGTGGACTTCTCTGGCAAATACAGTTATAGCAAGACCCAAGCTATTCAAGTTGAGCCTGAGGAAAGTGGTACCGCTTGGACAGCCTACCCTAATCCTAGTAGTACAGGCTCAGAAATTGCTGTGGAACTCACCCAAATTGATCAATATCACGAAGAGCCTATTACCTTAAGATTAGCTAATATGCTTGGTGAAGGCCAAACCCTCCGACTTAACTCCCCGAAAGAAGTTTCGGAGACAGTCACCAATTGGATACGCCAAAAGAATAAAGGTCTCTACATTCTTGATATCAGATGGGGCAGTCATGCACAGCAACTCAAGTTGCTCAGGCATTAA
- the recO gene encoding DNA repair protein RecO → MLKKTQGIVLSSIKYKETSIIVKIFTRELGLKSYLVNGVRSQGNRSKIALYQPLTLLDMVVYDKDNGGLQRVSEARLLQANQLIPFDVTRTGIALFMTEVTSKSIYENYQNENLFDFLQNCVIHLDSKEVSMAQFPLIFLIENARYLGFAPEKALGFLAESRSQPFSKSELLQAEVYLEALMKDSFSNQLKIGKGLRQKLLDHLLDFYSQHLDNPGNWKSLAILRQISN, encoded by the coding sequence ATGCTCAAAAAAACCCAGGGAATAGTACTCAGTTCCATCAAATACAAGGAAACCAGCATCATCGTGAAGATTTTCACACGGGAGCTTGGATTGAAATCCTATTTGGTCAATGGAGTTCGTAGCCAGGGAAACAGATCAAAAATAGCTTTGTACCAGCCCTTGACCTTGCTGGATATGGTGGTGTATGACAAAGACAATGGAGGGTTGCAGCGGGTTTCCGAAGCCAGACTGCTCCAAGCAAACCAGCTAATCCCTTTTGACGTCACCCGAACCGGCATCGCCCTGTTTATGACAGAGGTGACGAGCAAATCCATTTATGAAAACTACCAAAACGAAAATCTATTTGACTTTCTGCAAAACTGCGTCATACATTTAGACAGCAAGGAGGTTTCCATGGCTCAATTTCCCCTGATTTTCCTGATAGAAAATGCACGATACTTGGGATTTGCCCCTGAGAAAGCACTTGGTTTTTTGGCTGAAAGCCGTTCTCAACCATTCAGCAAGTCTGAGCTCCTACAAGCCGAAGTCTACCTGGAAGCCTTGATGAAAGATTCATTTTCTAACCAACTAAAAATCGGAAAGGGTTTAAGACAAAAGCTTTTGGACCATCTATTGGATTTCTACAGTCAGCATTTGGATAATCCGGGAAACTGGAAATCTCTGGCTATCTTACGACAAATCAGCAATTAA
- the rho gene encoding transcription termination factor Rho: MYNIEELRVRLLSELKEIAEELGVKNHKSLKKDELVYAILDQQAITPEKALPKKKPSATEATPPKPKEAEGKPSSPQANPKEEPEFKPKFKRQNVTAVPETAETSKPEDKKAAEPSPKESKPARPSRKEAAPAKAERKAPAEAAASEEPKTFRPRRKVIEETQNTADTKDESSNPGTKPAKQEQEVELPKRRNFKSQDEVMAPAAETVSHPNRKRNGVNPREFDGVIENEGVLEMMQEGYGFLRSLDYNYLASPDDIYVSPSQVKLFGLKTGDHIKGSIRPPKEGEKYFALLKIGTVNGKTTDEIRDRVPFEYLTPLFPEERLNLSTTPDKFSTRVLDLFAPIGKGQRGMIVAQPKTGKTVLLQQIANAITKNHPEVHLMILLIDERPEEVTDMARSVNAEVISSTFDETADRHVKVSNIVLEKAKRMVEVGHDVVILLDSITRLARAHNTVVPSSGKILSGGVDANALHKPKRFFGAARNVEHGGSLTIIATALVETGSKMDEVIFEEFKGTGNMELALDRKLANRRIYPSIDVLNSGTRREDLLMDKEEMQRVWILRKLMSDMNSQESMEFLLQRMKGTRDNAEFLISMNG; the protein is encoded by the coding sequence ATGTACAACATAGAAGAACTCAGAGTCAGATTATTATCTGAACTGAAGGAAATCGCAGAGGAGCTTGGTGTCAAGAACCACAAATCTCTCAAGAAAGACGAACTCGTCTATGCCATCCTGGATCAGCAGGCCATCACCCCCGAGAAAGCCCTCCCTAAAAAGAAACCTTCAGCTACAGAAGCTACCCCTCCCAAACCAAAGGAAGCCGAAGGAAAACCAAGTTCCCCTCAGGCAAATCCCAAAGAGGAGCCAGAATTCAAGCCTAAATTCAAAAGACAAAATGTAACGGCAGTTCCAGAAACTGCAGAAACATCCAAGCCAGAGGACAAAAAGGCGGCTGAACCATCCCCAAAGGAAAGTAAACCAGCGCGTCCATCCCGAAAGGAGGCAGCTCCTGCCAAAGCAGAGCGTAAAGCTCCAGCAGAAGCAGCAGCTTCTGAGGAACCAAAAACGTTCAGACCGAGGAGAAAGGTCATCGAAGAAACTCAAAATACTGCCGATACCAAGGACGAATCCTCCAATCCGGGCACAAAGCCTGCAAAACAGGAGCAGGAAGTAGAATTGCCAAAAAGACGCAATTTCAAGTCTCAGGACGAGGTCATGGCCCCGGCGGCAGAAACCGTTTCCCATCCCAACAGAAAAAGAAATGGCGTGAATCCACGCGAATTTGACGGGGTAATCGAAAATGAAGGCGTACTGGAAATGATGCAGGAAGGGTACGGATTCCTCAGATCCCTAGATTACAACTACCTGGCTTCACCAGACGATATTTACGTTTCTCCAAGTCAGGTCAAGCTTTTTGGGCTGAAAACCGGTGATCATATCAAAGGCTCTATCAGACCTCCAAAAGAAGGTGAAAAATACTTTGCCCTCTTAAAAATAGGAACTGTAAACGGCAAAACTACTGACGAAATCAGAGACCGGGTTCCATTTGAATACCTTACCCCTCTTTTCCCGGAAGAAAGATTAAACCTATCTACCACTCCGGACAAGTTTTCTACCCGTGTATTGGATCTTTTTGCTCCCATAGGTAAAGGTCAAAGGGGTATGATCGTAGCCCAGCCAAAGACTGGTAAAACTGTTTTGCTGCAGCAGATCGCCAATGCCATCACCAAAAACCACCCTGAGGTTCACCTGATGATCCTACTGATCGACGAACGACCGGAGGAGGTGACTGATATGGCCAGATCCGTAAATGCAGAGGTGATATCCTCCACATTTGATGAGACGGCAGATCGGCATGTGAAGGTTTCCAACATCGTGCTGGAGAAAGCCAAGCGTATGGTGGAAGTAGGACATGATGTAGTGATCCTATTGGACTCCATCACCAGACTTGCCAGAGCTCACAATACCGTAGTACCTAGCTCAGGAAAGATACTTTCCGGCGGTGTAGATGCCAATGCACTTCATAAGCCGAAGCGCTTCTTCGGTGCAGCCAGAAATGTAGAGCATGGTGGATCACTGACTATCATCGCCACTGCATTGGTAGAGACAGGTTCGAAAATGGACGAGGTGATCTTTGAAGAATTCAAAGGAACCGGTAACATGGAACTGGCACTGGACCGTAAGTTGGCAAACAGAAGAATCTATCCATCTATCGACGTACTCAACTCCGGTACCCGCCGCGAGGATCTACTGATGGACAAGGAAGAGATGCAGCGCGTGTGGATCCTTCGTAAGCTGATGAGCGATATGAACTCTCAGGAGTCCATGGAGTTCTTGCTACAGCGAATGAAAGGAACCAGAGACAATGCGGAGTTTTTGATTTCTATGAACGGGTAG
- a CDS encoding LVIVD repeat-containing protein, with protein sequence MKKHLLIGLAAAIALYSCNGDTDPINDSSIILNSDSESLSARVKLDNAGVISVVDPNAPAGRIQEEASNLPLILVSQVDAPEFDGKTLKATHVDIDGNYAYVSYNTEGSEYLGAVDIFDITNIYSPVITEQAIFTDTDISALEYKNGTLYLAAAVNIDENTDVTSPANLITVSVANGRFTSDFSYTSMPGFVATDVANTNTNTAVTSGNAGIIGLFDATQTPGNSTEMEDLRAVAFGNDRLAVLSGATGVHILDPNSLSEVVTIPLASDVAGAKRTLDIDNGNLYVSEGANGAGIYKMNDGTLVQKLAIPIRPDDVEPGDIVTNAVSVDQNLLFMANGAAGISISDVSDLGAIKVFGVLDLDGSSNFVRNEEEFVFVATGFGGLQILKINQAEEPTDVSCEGLSPYSGNANLNVNSNETQAYSGAASLKNVNIGGTFLFCGSLAVEQNLNVNSNGLMTVKGSFAFGQYQKNSTLNINSQSKLQLQGSTVIYGDLRLNSGATLEFLGEGNSITVYGTVTVNSGAQIIGDFTDTEGKFN encoded by the coding sequence ATGAAAAAACATCTTCTAATCGGACTGGCTGCGGCCATCGCCCTTTACTCTTGTAACGGGGACACTGATCCTATCAATGACAGTTCTATTATCCTTAATTCGGACAGCGAATCGCTTTCTGCCCGGGTAAAATTGGACAATGCAGGGGTCATAAGCGTAGTGGATCCAAATGCTCCGGCAGGCAGGATCCAGGAGGAAGCCTCTAACCTTCCGCTTATTTTGGTTTCCCAAGTGGACGCACCAGAGTTTGATGGAAAAACATTAAAGGCAACGCATGTGGATATAGACGGGAATTATGCTTATGTGTCCTATAACACAGAAGGCAGTGAGTATCTAGGTGCTGTGGATATCTTTGATATTACCAATATTTATAGCCCTGTGATCACCGAGCAGGCCATTTTCACGGATACCGATATCAGTGCTTTAGAATATAAAAACGGCACACTTTACTTGGCTGCAGCAGTGAATATTGATGAAAACACTGATGTGACTTCACCGGCCAATTTAATCACCGTTTCGGTCGCCAATGGTAGATTTACATCCGATTTTTCCTACACTTCAATGCCTGGTTTTGTAGCCACGGATGTTGCTAATACTAATACTAACACTGCCGTAACCAGTGGAAATGCCGGAATCATAGGCCTATTTGACGCCACCCAAACTCCAGGAAACTCGACCGAAATGGAAGACCTTAGAGCTGTGGCCTTTGGCAATGACAGACTCGCCGTCCTGAGTGGCGCAACTGGAGTTCACATCTTGGACCCAAACAGCCTTTCAGAGGTAGTTACAATTCCATTAGCGTCTGATGTAGCTGGCGCAAAGAGAACTTTGGATATTGATAATGGCAATTTGTATGTATCTGAAGGTGCAAACGGAGCAGGAATTTATAAAATGAACGATGGAACTTTGGTACAAAAGCTGGCCATACCTATCCGTCCAGATGATGTTGAGCCGGGTGATATCGTGACCAATGCAGTTTCAGTAGACCAAAACTTGCTTTTCATGGCAAATGGAGCAGCAGGTATTTCTATTTCAGATGTTTCAGACCTAGGTGCCATCAAAGTATTTGGTGTTTTGGACCTGGATGGTTCATCCAACTTTGTGAGAAATGAAGAGGAGTTTGTCTTTGTCGCAACTGGCTTCGGAGGTCTTCAGATTTTGAAAATCAATCAAGCTGAAGAGCCTACGGATGTATCCTGCGAAGGCCTTTCCCCATATAGCGGCAATGCAAACCTGAATGTAAACAGTAATGAAACGCAGGCCTACTCAGGTGCTGCTTCTTTGAAAAACGTAAACATCGGTGGAACCTTCTTATTCTGTGGTTCATTAGCTGTGGAACAAAACTTGAATGTGAATAGCAATGGACTGATGACCGTTAAAGGTTCTTTTGCTTTTGGACAATATCAAAAGAACTCAACCTTAAACATTAACAGCCAGTCTAAGCTTCAGCTTCAGGGAAGTACAGTAATCTATGGTGATTTAAGACTAAACAGTGGAGCTACACTAGAATTCCTTGGCGAAGGAAATAGTATCACCGTTTACGGTACGGTTACTGTCAATAGTGGTGCTCAAATCATAGGTGATTTCACAGATACAGAAGGGAAATTTAACTAA